One Echinicola strongylocentroti DNA window includes the following coding sequences:
- a CDS encoding RagB/SusD family nutrient uptake outer membrane protein, with translation MNYIKYSLILALLLFSACDDEFLDKYPLDSVTHETYWETESQLRAALYPCYEGLDYELLIYPSVFGGDVVWGNLNSGLAKIPGGRHTALDGFPFTSFWSWLYAPIFTCNNFLDHYDKANVDQDTKDIYAAEVKVIRALQYFWLTSYWGDVPLVDKVINASEAYMPRTPKEEVVQFIMDDLDWAASKLGNDIPSGNNVGRINRWGALALKARVALQNEMWEVAANTAKEIMDNSPYELYSSYRDMYKLAGNAETNPANREAIIYSLFVDNLRTNNLSNYTCTPVDYIRLNASKRLVDAFLCTDGKPAKAGLEYYGQTVTTSDLYNYPEEHYTDYFENRDPRLQMTVYSPGDEWPGGDDGDADTDTDNDIYQLPRFAVLQNNNRLGANGLTGFYLKKYNSIELAGLYNRDHNNINVIRYPEILLIYAEALFNIQGETLTQAQIDMTVNQLRERVGMHPMILEELDAWGLDLETELHRERRVELSMDGMRYFDVLRWKEGEVHLGKAMVGPSLEVCMNDLGANPYPDNGTDEFGDIIYEKSVAEGGLDNFDPTKHYLWPVPYAERIKNPDLGQNPGWE, from the coding sequence ATGAACTATATAAAATATTCCTTGATCTTGGCACTGCTTCTTTTCAGCGCCTGTGATGATGAATTTCTGGATAAATATCCACTGGACAGTGTTACCCATGAGACGTATTGGGAAACAGAAAGCCAGTTGCGAGCAGCGCTGTATCCCTGTTATGAGGGCTTGGACTATGAATTACTGATATACCCAAGTGTCTTTGGTGGCGATGTAGTGTGGGGAAACCTTAACAGCGGACTGGCCAAAATCCCCGGGGGAAGGCACACCGCCTTGGATGGATTCCCTTTTACAAGCTTTTGGTCTTGGCTTTATGCTCCTATTTTTACCTGTAACAACTTCCTGGACCACTATGACAAGGCAAATGTCGATCAGGATACCAAAGATATCTATGCCGCAGAAGTTAAGGTCATCCGTGCACTGCAGTACTTTTGGCTGACGAGTTATTGGGGTGATGTCCCTTTGGTGGATAAAGTCATCAACGCTTCCGAGGCCTATATGCCGAGAACGCCAAAGGAAGAAGTGGTACAGTTTATCATGGATGACCTGGACTGGGCAGCCAGTAAACTGGGAAATGACATTCCTTCAGGAAATAATGTGGGCAGGATCAATCGCTGGGGAGCACTGGCACTTAAAGCACGTGTAGCCCTCCAAAATGAGATGTGGGAAGTGGCTGCCAACACGGCTAAGGAAATCATGGATAACAGCCCTTATGAATTATATTCCAGCTATCGTGATATGTACAAACTAGCGGGCAATGCTGAGACCAACCCCGCTAATAGGGAAGCCATTATCTACAGCCTCTTTGTGGATAACCTGCGCACCAATAACCTGAGTAATTATACGTGTACACCAGTGGATTATATTCGCCTTAATGCTTCCAAAAGGTTGGTGGATGCTTTCTTATGTACTGATGGCAAACCAGCCAAGGCAGGACTGGAGTATTACGGCCAAACAGTAACCACTTCCGATCTGTACAATTATCCTGAAGAACACTACACAGATTACTTCGAAAACAGGGATCCACGCCTCCAAATGACCGTTTACAGTCCAGGGGACGAATGGCCTGGTGGTGATGATGGAGATGCTGATACGGACACGGACAATGATATCTACCAGCTTCCACGGTTTGCCGTACTGCAAAACAATAACCGACTTGGTGCCAACGGGTTGACAGGTTTTTATCTTAAAAAATACAATTCAATCGAACTGGCCGGGCTGTATAACCGTGACCATAACAACATCAACGTCATCCGGTATCCAGAAATCCTTTTGATCTATGCAGAGGCCCTATTTAACATCCAAGGGGAAACCCTCACCCAGGCACAAATAGACATGACCGTCAACCAACTCAGGGAACGTGTAGGCATGCATCCCATGATTCTCGAAGAACTGGATGCTTGGGGACTGGACCTGGAAACAGAGCTTCACCGGGAGCGGCGTGTAGAATTGTCCATGGATGGCATGCGGTATTTTGATGTACTGAGGTGGAAGGAAGGGGAAGTTCACCTAGGCAAAGCCATGGTAGGCCCCAGTCTGGAAGTGTGTATGAATGATTTGGGCGCTAATCCCTATCCTGATAATGGCACGGATGAATTTGGGGATATTATCTATGAAAAATCCGTGGCAGAAGGGGGCTTGGATAATTTTGACCCTACCAAACATTATTTGTGGCCGGTTCCCTATGCCGAAAGGATCAAAAATCCCGACTTAGGACAAAACCCCGGTTGGGAATAA
- a CDS encoding FecR domain-containing protein: MEDHKLLRYFEGKASEEETKEIIQWLNADEANESYFHQQKAQYVASKFSETSNEVDVDRKWDSFRDHLNPGPASFSRSITWRYAAAVIMVLGIGYLFYTFQFAAEQASPVPAENMITLKLGDGKVVAIDELSDLPIINEAGKIIGNQIGSKLSYLVHDADGTTDQLSYNTLTVPYAKRFEIILPDSTHVTLNAGSSLTYPTSFDNMDTRSVTLIGEAYFNVREDKSLPFIVNADQMNIRVLGTQFNVSSYPEDELVQTALVEGKVSIYDDRKPYAPAASSTLSPGQLATWNKADNEVQIKETPLDMYTAWLSGKIIFKNVPFQNIIKKLERHYDVDIVNLDGTFNNEYYTASFDVESIEEVMETFKRAYGLHYQIEGNKITIHH; the protein is encoded by the coding sequence ATGGAAGACCATAAACTTTTAAGGTATTTTGAAGGAAAAGCTTCGGAAGAAGAGACAAAGGAGATCATTCAATGGCTCAATGCTGATGAAGCCAACGAAAGCTATTTTCACCAACAGAAAGCCCAGTATGTTGCCTCCAAGTTTTCAGAAACATCCAATGAAGTGGACGTAGATCGAAAGTGGGACAGTTTCCGTGACCATCTTAACCCTGGACCAGCTTCTTTTTCACGCTCCATTACCTGGCGGTATGCCGCAGCGGTCATTATGGTGTTGGGAATTGGCTACCTATTTTACACCTTCCAGTTCGCTGCTGAGCAAGCATCACCTGTCCCAGCAGAAAACATGATCACGCTCAAACTTGGTGATGGAAAAGTAGTCGCCATAGACGAGTTAAGTGATTTGCCCATCATAAATGAGGCGGGTAAAATTATTGGAAACCAAATTGGGAGTAAGCTGTCGTACCTAGTCCATGATGCCGATGGCACCACTGATCAGCTAAGCTACAATACGTTAACGGTGCCCTACGCCAAGCGTTTCGAAATCATCCTCCCCGATAGCACCCATGTCACCCTAAATGCAGGAAGCTCGCTCACTTATCCGACGAGTTTTGACAATATGGATACCAGGTCCGTCACCCTTATCGGTGAAGCCTATTTCAACGTGAGAGAAGACAAGTCCCTCCCTTTTATAGTGAATGCTGACCAAATGAACATCCGGGTATTGGGCACCCAGTTTAATGTATCTTCTTACCCTGAGGATGAACTAGTCCAGACTGCATTGGTCGAAGGGAAAGTCAGCATTTATGACGATCGTAAACCGTACGCCCCCGCAGCTTCCAGTACATTGTCCCCTGGTCAATTGGCCACCTGGAACAAAGCCGACAACGAAGTCCAAATCAAGGAGACGCCATTGGACATGTACACTGCTTGGCTATCTGGTAAAATCATTTTTAAGAACGTTCCCTTCCAAAACATCATCAAGAAACTGGAAAGACACTATGATGTCGATATCGTCAATTTAGACGGTACCTTCAACAATGAGTATTATACTGCCAGCTTTGATGTAGAGAGCATCGAAGAAGTCATGGAAACATTTAAAAGGGCCTACGGGCTTCACTACCAAATAGAAGGAAATAAAATCACTATCCACCACTAA
- a CDS encoding RNA polymerase sigma-70 factor has translation MFEPQQHIDSSKFIALLQKDGGKAFELLFKLYYDKLLHLAKYYTNNAEDAEEIVQDVFLKLWERRKKITELNNSYLFTMTKNACLDYLKHQSVVQKKSKELYDSQLADPLRFIQNETASYVLEKELDQKIQESIAALPTKQREVFIKSRMDGKKNMEIAQELKISKRTVDTHITLALKAMRLQLKEFLMVML, from the coding sequence TTGTTTGAACCACAACAACATATTGATTCCAGCAAATTCATTGCCCTTTTGCAAAAAGACGGGGGCAAGGCTTTTGAGTTGCTTTTTAAGCTGTATTATGACAAACTTCTGCACTTGGCAAAATACTATACCAACAATGCTGAAGATGCAGAGGAAATTGTTCAGGATGTGTTTTTGAAGCTTTGGGAAAGAAGAAAAAAGATCACCGAGCTGAACAACAGCTACCTCTTTACCATGACCAAAAATGCCTGTCTGGATTATTTAAAACATCAATCGGTCGTCCAGAAGAAATCAAAGGAACTCTACGACAGTCAATTAGCCGATCCGCTAAGATTTATCCAAAATGAAACGGCTTCCTATGTTTTAGAGAAGGAACTAGATCAGAAAATCCAAGAAAGTATCGCAGCACTCCCCACCAAACAACGTGAAGTTTTTATAAAAAGCAGGATGGATGGCAAAAAAAATATGGAAATCGCCCAAGAATTGAAGATTTCAAAAAGAACGGTAGACACTCATATCACCCTTGCACTCAAAGCAATGCGATTACAGTTGAAAGAATTTTTGATGGTGATGCTGTAG
- a CDS encoding TlpA family protein disulfide reductase, which produces MSKAPCSPFQSVSQQEEISVKASIPAVEQHSFRGDTARLEGYIKDYEPSMGFKTGIIQAEDVLSHESYPVVIKVFPDGRFEAKWPILFPIYTSVKIGGQWMSVYVEPGKTLKMELDRKDFIAAGKDNDRRYKFKHTKFRGPLAKINRELMDFDFEDFNYQTMESKAKSLPPNEFKEKQMAVLRMQQKKANSYIDRNEVDPKAASIINNTILLKNAGVLFNFEDKRQYLTNYDTSKVVFDNIVLKQPVPGDYYDFLKELPLDDKSLMVPNEYNFFINRFEFSKPFTRSRPSFKISLKKPDLEIILAYFDQEDIELPDQMRRLMALSYKEKKTKEDSVFIKESEADINFFMSKHSAGLQGYLKEFMESQQPSKLGYYKKYWHNRDSVLIHQFGLQDSWTYQVTKLRGLAFTLDFIGPEGAAEYWEGLKNDLTYDELRWKGQEIYDQVVADRTSTAYSLQKGEAAEIFKEIIAPYKGKILFVDFWATSCAPCVYSINKMKPIRQKLMDNEDVEFIFITERSSSPEKKYREFTAEQELTNSYMISEDDHNQLRQLFQFNAIPRYLVIDREGKVYDDDFPMHNFSSRLEGILTANP; this is translated from the coding sequence ATGTCAAAAGCTCCTTGTAGCCCTTTTCAATCGGTAAGCCAACAAGAAGAAATTTCGGTAAAAGCCAGTATTCCGGCTGTAGAGCAACATTCTTTTAGAGGTGATACCGCTCGACTGGAGGGGTATATTAAGGACTATGAGCCCTCCATGGGATTCAAAACAGGGATTATTCAGGCCGAAGATGTATTGTCCCATGAATCTTACCCTGTGGTCATAAAGGTGTTTCCGGATGGTAGGTTCGAAGCAAAATGGCCAATCCTATTTCCTATTTATACTTCGGTAAAGATAGGAGGGCAATGGATGTCCGTATATGTCGAGCCTGGAAAAACCCTGAAGATGGAGTTGGACAGGAAGGATTTTATAGCAGCGGGCAAAGATAATGACCGTCGATACAAATTCAAGCATACCAAATTTCGAGGGCCACTTGCCAAAATCAACAGAGAACTAATGGACTTTGATTTTGAGGATTTTAATTACCAGACCATGGAAAGTAAGGCCAAATCCCTCCCGCCAAATGAATTTAAGGAAAAACAAATGGCTGTTCTTCGAATGCAGCAAAAAAAGGCCAATAGCTATATCGACAGGAATGAAGTGGATCCCAAAGCAGCATCCATTATCAACAACACTATTTTATTGAAGAATGCCGGGGTTCTATTTAATTTTGAAGATAAGCGTCAGTATTTGACCAATTATGACACATCAAAAGTGGTCTTTGATAATATCGTGCTCAAGCAGCCTGTTCCGGGAGACTATTATGACTTTTTGAAAGAGCTTCCATTGGACGATAAATCGTTGATGGTTCCTAATGAATATAATTTTTTCATTAACAGGTTTGAATTCAGTAAGCCATTCACAAGGAGCCGTCCTTCCTTTAAAATTTCATTGAAAAAGCCTGATCTGGAGATAATATTGGCGTATTTCGATCAAGAGGATATAGAGCTTCCTGATCAAATGAGACGGTTGATGGCATTGAGCTATAAGGAGAAAAAGACAAAGGAAGACTCGGTTTTTATAAAGGAGAGCGAAGCGGATATTAATTTCTTCATGTCCAAGCATAGTGCTGGATTGCAAGGCTATCTAAAAGAATTTATGGAAAGCCAACAACCGTCCAAGTTAGGCTATTACAAAAAATACTGGCACAACAGGGATTCTGTGTTAATCCATCAGTTTGGTCTTCAGGACAGCTGGACCTATCAGGTTACCAAATTGAGGGGCTTGGCATTTACATTAGACTTTATAGGACCTGAAGGTGCTGCTGAATACTGGGAGGGCTTGAAAAATGACCTCACATACGATGAACTCCGATGGAAAGGCCAAGAAATTTACGACCAAGTGGTAGCCGATAGAACGTCCACTGCCTATTCCCTCCAGAAAGGGGAAGCCGCTGAAATCTTTAAGGAAATCATCGCACCCTACAAAGGGAAAATACTTTTTGTAGATTTCTGGGCTACCAGTTGTGCGCCATGCGTGTATTCCATAAATAAAATGAAGCCGATCCGCCAAAAATTGATGGATAATGAGGATGTGGAGTTTATCTTTATTACAGAGCGAAGTAGTTCACCAGAAAAGAAATACCGTGAATTTACAGCCGAGCAGGAACTGACAAACAGTTATATGATTTCGGAAGACGACCATAACCAACTGCGTCAGTTGTTTCAATTTAACGCCATTCCCAGGTATCTGGTGATAGACCGAGAAGGAAAGGTGTACGACGATGATTTTCCGATGCATAATTTCTCGTCTAGACTTGAAGGTATCCTTACAGCCAATCCTTAG
- a CDS encoding LTA synthase family protein, producing MSQKTGIQSTLLDKITRNLIKFWQIGLIFLFLQIILCFWEVLWIGKKHHIAILDHPNILITNLLQSLEWGLYAVGLFFIVQLFLGLVFPKISYFLLKLALSLLVLLQIGLTIYFSQTLVPLGADLYTYSAKDMEETVKTAGMLNLYTLGGLLLSWIIFYLLFSLGRYIKLQQKTALYMPAVAFGLLAILLFSPITTIKGLSGIQTTLAENKSLFLYEESYDYFARAKNIYFDFYLSSISSENSLFQKEYTDTQYPFLHKNNYPDVLGDYFEPFETKPNFVFIIVEGLGKAYSGPEAYLGSWTPFLDSLTGHSLYWKNTLSTTGRTFGVLPGLFGGLPFGDNGFMEATPYPKHQTMLSAMKDNGYQLNYFIGWDKTFDNADQFMQYQQVDNIVDIDDFDKEFKKSPAESNGFSWGYADKENFKNGLRRIPSTKQAQVNIFQTMSSHSPFVIPEQRYYTKKVEALLDQNGYSHPSISLSNYKKELASIMYVDDAIKDFFTSYQNRKDFENTIFIITGDHRLPEIPMSSLIDRFHVPLMIYSPKLKNPKIMAAVTTHFEVPNSILSYLKTNYGVNVPQEVAWRGDVLDTTAQFQSNITHALKRNKYQFVDYLSGQYYLSDDKTYIITDNLNIDPVEDSNVYERLNTAFQQYKNEDTYVMENNTIIP from the coding sequence ATGAGTCAAAAAACAGGAATCCAATCAACACTACTGGACAAAATTACACGCAATTTGATTAAATTCTGGCAAATAGGGTTGATTTTCCTGTTTTTGCAAATCATTTTGTGTTTTTGGGAAGTGCTGTGGATAGGTAAAAAACACCATATTGCTATTCTTGACCATCCCAATATTTTGATTACCAATCTACTGCAATCTCTGGAGTGGGGCCTATATGCTGTGGGACTATTTTTTATTGTTCAGCTGTTCCTGGGATTGGTATTTCCTAAAATATCCTATTTCCTTCTGAAATTGGCCCTAAGTTTATTGGTTTTGCTACAAATAGGCTTGACCATTTACTTTTCCCAAACACTGGTACCTTTAGGCGCAGACTTATACACTTATTCAGCCAAAGATATGGAGGAAACGGTAAAAACTGCAGGCATGCTTAATTTATATACCCTGGGAGGCCTTTTATTGAGTTGGATAATTTTCTATTTACTTTTTAGCTTGGGGAGGTATATCAAATTGCAACAAAAAACGGCACTTTATATGCCGGCAGTGGCTTTTGGATTATTGGCCATTTTATTGTTTTCTCCTATTACTACGATCAAAGGGCTCAGTGGTATCCAAACCACACTCGCCGAGAATAAATCCCTTTTCCTATATGAGGAGTCTTACGACTATTTTGCTCGTGCAAAAAACATCTATTTTGATTTTTACCTGTCTTCTATTTCCTCTGAAAACAGTCTATTCCAAAAGGAATATACAGACACCCAATATCCCTTTCTGCACAAAAACAACTATCCAGATGTGCTTGGGGATTATTTCGAACCATTCGAAACAAAACCAAACTTTGTTTTCATAATCGTTGAAGGCTTGGGAAAAGCCTATTCTGGGCCTGAAGCATATTTGGGAAGTTGGACGCCATTTTTGGATTCTTTGACGGGCCATAGCCTGTACTGGAAGAACACTTTATCAACAACTGGCCGTACTTTTGGCGTATTGCCTGGTCTATTTGGCGGTTTGCCTTTTGGAGATAATGGGTTTATGGAAGCTACCCCATATCCTAAGCATCAGACCATGCTTTCTGCCATGAAGGATAATGGTTATCAGCTCAATTATTTTATTGGGTGGGACAAAACCTTTGACAATGCCGACCAATTTATGCAATATCAACAGGTGGACAATATAGTCGACATTGATGATTTTGATAAAGAATTCAAGAAATCACCCGCTGAGAGCAATGGCTTCTCTTGGGGATATGCGGATAAGGAAAATTTCAAAAATGGCCTTAGAAGGATTCCTTCCACCAAGCAAGCCCAAGTCAATATTTTCCAAACCATGTCTTCACATTCGCCATTCGTCATTCCGGAGCAACGCTATTATACTAAAAAAGTAGAGGCTCTTTTGGATCAGAACGGATATTCCCATCCTTCCATTAGCCTTTCCAATTACAAAAAAGAGTTGGCGAGCATTATGTATGTGGATGATGCCATCAAAGATTTTTTTACATCCTATCAAAATCGTAAAGACTTTGAAAACACCATATTTATTATCACTGGAGACCATCGTTTGCCGGAGATCCCGATGTCATCGCTAATTGACCGGTTTCATGTCCCTCTCATGATTTATTCTCCAAAACTCAAAAATCCGAAGATTATGGCTGCCGTAACAACACATTTTGAAGTACCCAATAGTATTCTTTCCTACTTAAAGACTAATTATGGAGTAAATGTCCCGCAGGAAGTGGCTTGGAGGGGTGATGTCTTGGATACAACGGCACAGTTCCAATCCAACATCACCCATGCCTTAAAGAGGAACAAATACCAATTTGTGGACTACTTGAGTGGTCAATATTATCTTTCTGACGATAAGACGTATATTATTACTGACAACTTGAATATTGACCCAGTAGAAGATTCCAATGTCTATGAAAGGCTGAACACGGCCTTTCAGCAATATAAAAATGAAGACACCTATGTGATGGAAAACAACACCATCATTCCATAA
- a CDS encoding class I SAM-dependent methyltransferase, producing MNKSSLIKELFSNIKTTGAVTFSSKYLVNKMLSFADFKGAKVIVELGGGDGSITRGIIDRMDDDAVLFVFEISEAFCENLKRQFPQKNVHIICDSAASMDNYLNGEGADLILSSLPFSLIPKEARMEIYMKSRSNLKETGYFIQICYSYLLKFQFANYFQSIKTAFTLRNFPPAFIMICN from the coding sequence ATGAATAAAAGTTCCTTAATCAAAGAACTCTTTTCCAATATAAAGACCACTGGAGCGGTAACCTTTAGCTCCAAATATTTGGTAAATAAGATGTTGTCCTTTGCCGATTTTAAAGGTGCAAAGGTAATAGTGGAGTTAGGAGGTGGAGATGGAAGTATCACCAGAGGGATCATCGATCGCATGGATGATGATGCCGTCTTGTTTGTTTTTGAGATCAGCGAAGCCTTTTGCGAGAACCTCAAGAGACAATTTCCCCAGAAAAACGTTCATATAATTTGTGATTCGGCAGCAAGCATGGATAATTACCTTAACGGAGAAGGTGCGGACTTGATATTATCCTCTTTACCTTTTAGCCTTATACCCAAGGAAGCCAGAATGGAAATTTATATGAAAAGCCGATCTAACTTAAAGGAGACCGGCTATTTTATACAAATATGCTATAGTTATTTGTTAAAATTCCAGTTTGCCAATTACTTCCAAAGTATCAAAACTGCTTTTACACTCAGGAATTTTCCACCAGCATTCATCATGATATGCAATTAA
- a CDS encoding PA0069 family radical SAM protein, whose protein sequence is MNNEVFKGRGSKIAPHNPYLKRREVTEHIEGLDEEKHIEKPVTKFYQEHSKKALSINDSPDLPLNYSVNPYQGCEHGCVYCYARNSHQYWGFDAGLGFETNIIIKSDIDQVLRKQFKAKTYQPKPIMLSGNTDCYQPVEKKHQLTRKILKLCLEVGHPVSVITKNSLIQRDEELLEQLASKRLVHVYFSLNHLDPHLKAKLEPRTATAQKKLSLIQRFSERGIPCGVMVAPLIPALNTQDIPEILRLSAEAGALAAGYTVVRLNGNVKEVFRSWIYEAFPDRATKVLHQIEQMHGGKLNDTEWGRRIKGNGPIATMIHQLFTKSRDYFMKDRCMPEFDLSAFNAHGQLRLF, encoded by the coding sequence ATGAATAATGAGGTTTTTAAAGGCAGAGGATCAAAGATAGCACCGCACAACCCCTATTTGAAGAGAAGGGAGGTTACGGAACATATAGAGGGATTAGATGAAGAAAAACACATCGAAAAACCGGTGACAAAATTTTATCAAGAGCATTCCAAAAAAGCCTTGAGTATTAATGACAGCCCGGATTTGCCCTTAAATTATTCCGTCAATCCCTATCAAGGATGTGAGCATGGTTGTGTTTATTGCTATGCCCGTAATTCCCACCAATATTGGGGATTCGATGCAGGATTGGGGTTTGAAACCAATATTATAATAAAAAGTGATATAGACCAAGTACTCCGGAAGCAGTTTAAAGCAAAAACCTACCAGCCCAAGCCGATTATGCTCTCAGGAAACACCGACTGCTATCAGCCAGTGGAAAAAAAACATCAGTTGACTAGAAAAATCCTGAAGCTCTGTCTCGAAGTGGGACATCCGGTAAGTGTGATAACCAAAAACAGCCTTATCCAGAGAGACGAGGAACTATTGGAGCAGCTAGCTTCAAAACGACTAGTTCATGTTTATTTTTCCCTTAATCACCTGGATCCGCATCTCAAAGCCAAACTGGAACCCCGAACAGCTACGGCCCAAAAGAAGTTGTCTCTTATTCAAAGGTTTAGTGAGCGGGGAATTCCTTGTGGGGTGATGGTAGCACCGCTGATACCTGCGCTAAACACCCAAGATATCCCCGAGATACTTAGGTTAAGTGCAGAAGCTGGAGCCTTAGCTGCGGGGTACACCGTCGTGAGACTTAACGGAAACGTCAAGGAAGTCTTCAGGTCGTGGATATACGAGGCCTTTCCAGACAGAGCAACTAAGGTACTGCATCAAATAGAACAAATGCATGGTGGAAAGCTCAACGATACAGAATGGGGCAGACGAATAAAGGGGAATGGCCCAATAGCAACGATGATCCATCAGTTATTTACCAAGTCCAGAGACTACTTCATGAAAGACAGATGCATGCCTGAATTTGATCTATCTGCATTCAATGCCCACGGTCAATTGCGTTTATTCTAA
- the msrA gene encoding peptide-methionine (S)-S-oxide reductase MsrA encodes MKTLPQTPLPSVPDGKEIATLAAGCFWCIEAVFQNLRGIEGIMPGYSGGFVMDPSYQEITTGTTGHAEAIQFFYDPSLISYQDLLEVFWGTHDPTTLNQQGADVGPQYRSAIFYHSAAQQKTAEEFKQLIDKAGVYEKPIVTEITAFTNFYPAENYHLNYYENHANQPYCQIMIKPKLEKLKKVFGQHTKLI; translated from the coding sequence ATGAAAACACTCCCACAAACACCACTTCCTTCCGTTCCTGATGGCAAAGAAATCGCCACATTGGCAGCGGGTTGTTTTTGGTGTATCGAGGCGGTATTCCAAAATTTAAGGGGCATAGAAGGAATTATGCCTGGTTATTCAGGAGGATTTGTAATGGATCCATCATACCAGGAAATCACCACCGGTACTACTGGCCATGCTGAGGCTATTCAGTTTTTCTATGATCCAAGTCTGATTTCCTATCAAGATTTGCTAGAGGTATTTTGGGGCACCCATGATCCTACCACGCTAAACCAGCAGGGTGCAGATGTCGGACCTCAATACCGCTCGGCGATATTTTACCATTCAGCGGCACAGCAAAAAACAGCTGAAGAATTTAAACAACTCATCGATAAGGCAGGGGTGTACGAAAAGCCCATCGTCACAGAAATCACGGCATTTACCAATTTTTACCCAGCAGAAAATTATCACCTCAATTACTATGAAAACCACGCCAACCAACCCTATTGCCAAATCATGATCAAACCCAAACTTGAAAAGCTCAAGAAGGTATTTGGGCAGCATACTAAATTGATATAA